In one Natronosalvus amylolyticus genomic region, the following are encoded:
- a CDS encoding DUF5790 family protein, which produces MSQASLDDDELFGEAANEMRSDVESSLADAWDALPAADDIWETDAENVLGVLNGLKSALDAGDAEEHLRDAKKWYTMGERADAFEDADDLEAEIEAVEDALTDISGAGEQVGELASTIPALKGTLEEASSDDEEADDE; this is translated from the coding sequence ATGAGCCAAGCCTCACTGGATGACGACGAACTGTTCGGGGAAGCCGCGAACGAGATGCGTTCTGACGTCGAGTCCTCGCTCGCCGATGCCTGGGATGCGCTGCCAGCAGCCGATGACATCTGGGAAACCGACGCCGAAAACGTGCTGGGCGTTCTCAACGGCCTCAAATCTGCACTCGACGCGGGTGACGCCGAAGAACACCTTCGCGACGCCAAAAAGTGGTACACGATGGGCGAGCGCGCAGACGCCTTCGAGGACGCCGACGACCTCGAGGCCGAGATCGAGGCCGTCGAAGACGCGCTGACCGACATCTCCGGTGCTGGCGAACAGGTCGGCGAACTGGCTTCGACGATTCCCGCCCTGAAAGGCACGCTCGAGGAGGCCTCGAGCGACGACGAGGAAGCCGACGACGAGTAA
- a CDS encoding dihydroneopterin aldolase family protein yields the protein MSPDSDASDSPSNASRPPMDVEQACFEAGIKFGSLYHQFAGTPLSLESADSLERAIEEAIENQPYCRSVTVEVQRDALEAALEESTASYTELTGRFLEVEIVIDYEEIEVVTRMEMEDGYPLMALESVRE from the coding sequence ATGTCACCCGATTCGGACGCCAGCGACTCGCCGTCGAACGCTTCCAGACCACCGATGGATGTCGAACAGGCGTGTTTCGAAGCCGGTATCAAATTCGGCTCGCTGTATCACCAGTTCGCCGGGACGCCCCTCAGCCTCGAGAGCGCCGACAGCCTCGAGCGGGCGATCGAGGAGGCCATCGAAAACCAGCCCTACTGTCGGTCTGTCACCGTCGAGGTCCAGCGAGACGCTCTCGAGGCGGCCCTCGAGGAATCGACCGCCTCCTACACGGAACTCACGGGTCGGTTTCTCGAGGTGGAAATCGTCATCGATTACGAGGAAATCGAGGTCGTCACCCGCATGGAGATGGAAGACGGCTATCCGTTGATGGCCCTCGAGTCGGTACGTGAGTGA
- a CDS encoding creatininase family protein: MELTGATWTDVDDCETDLAVLPVGSTEQHGPHAPLGTDVLAAEAVTDAALERYDGDVICAPAIPVGVAEEHRHFAGTMWVSPDTFRAYVRDCVASLAHHGFDRVVVVNGHGGNVDALAEVTATITRHDEAYAVPFTWFDNVGEHADDMGHGGPLETALLRHCHPDLVREDRLEDARAGAAERWGEWVSHTNLAVDSDEFSENGVVGDPGAGDADRGEVLLELAAAALERLLEAVAEREISTSKEPSGETDN; the protein is encoded by the coding sequence ATGGAACTCACCGGCGCGACCTGGACCGACGTCGACGACTGCGAGACCGACCTCGCCGTCCTTCCGGTCGGGAGCACCGAACAGCACGGCCCGCACGCGCCCCTCGGCACTGACGTCCTCGCGGCCGAGGCAGTGACAGATGCCGCCCTCGAGCGATACGACGGCGACGTCATCTGCGCTCCCGCGATTCCAGTCGGGGTGGCCGAAGAACACCGCCACTTCGCTGGGACGATGTGGGTTTCACCGGATACCTTCCGGGCGTACGTCCGCGACTGCGTCGCCAGCCTCGCCCACCACGGCTTCGACCGCGTGGTCGTCGTCAACGGTCACGGCGGTAACGTCGATGCTCTCGCGGAGGTCACCGCCACGATAACCCGCCACGACGAAGCCTACGCCGTCCCGTTCACGTGGTTCGACAACGTCGGCGAGCACGCAGACGATATGGGCCATGGCGGCCCGCTCGAGACCGCCCTCTTGCGACACTGTCATCCGGACCTCGTTCGCGAGGACCGACTCGAGGACGCACGTGCAGGGGCCGCCGAGCGATGGGGTGAGTGGGTCAGCCACACGAACCTGGCCGTCGATTCAGACGAATTCAGCGAGAACGGTGTCGTCGGCGACCCGGGAGCGGGCGACGCCGACCGGGGAGAAGTCCTACTCGAGTTGGCGGCTGCGGCGCTCGAGCGGTTGCTCGAGGCGGTTGCCGAACGCGAGATATCGACTTCGAAAGAGCCGTCCGGAGAAACCGATAACTGA
- a CDS encoding S9 family peptidase — protein MSESIETDVLEELARLPTMAHPTVSPDGDEVALYYDISGRNELHVLDIESGDLEQWSAGEVPRNARWYVSWGADGDRVFFHLDDDGNEQNDIYALSRDGDVESVVEMDGQVAIQDVGDDGETLVLGSSRDGQMNLYRHDLPTGETTKITNYERAAGGATISPDGERVAFTTNESDDYNNKDVYVMDVDGSNPRNLEIGDDGAEAGADDWSPDGERLLVSDNSADLGRAGVYDLESETVEWYGTGEFEESASAFLPDGKRILVMRSRDAVAVPVVYDLETGEGREFDVPDGVASLGGYGPGTVVIDDDRVLLQHTTPTSRSELLVYDLETDSYETLLEAEYGPFDPEDFADAEYLRVDSDGIPETPQRAVEHDPYDELEIGALFYDSGERPSPLIVNPHGGPRARDVKRFNLYTQVLVSQGFSVLQINYRGSTGRGREFVRELYDDWGGAEQGDVAVATEAVLERYDWLDEDRVVVFGGSYGGYSAYWQMVQYPELYDAGVAWIGLTDLEDMFENTMPHFRTELMETYLGTPQENPDLYGERSPVTHVDNVDAPLFMVHGVNDRRVPVSQARIFREAMLEAGYEEGKTGDEFEYEELGEEGHASSDQEQKLRMFELLADFLERRVSGE, from the coding sequence ATGAGCGAGTCTATCGAGACCGACGTCCTCGAGGAACTGGCACGATTGCCGACGATGGCACACCCCACGGTGAGCCCCGACGGCGACGAAGTTGCCCTCTACTACGACATTTCGGGTCGCAACGAACTCCACGTCCTCGATATCGAGAGCGGTGACCTCGAGCAGTGGTCGGCTGGCGAGGTGCCGCGAAACGCCCGCTGGTACGTCTCCTGGGGTGCCGACGGCGACCGCGTATTCTTCCACCTCGACGACGACGGCAACGAGCAAAACGATATTTACGCGCTGTCTCGAGACGGTGACGTCGAATCGGTCGTCGAGATGGACGGACAGGTAGCGATTCAGGACGTTGGGGACGACGGCGAAACCCTCGTCCTCGGCTCCTCGAGAGACGGCCAGATGAACCTGTATCGCCACGACCTGCCGACCGGTGAGACGACGAAGATCACGAACTACGAACGTGCCGCCGGCGGAGCGACCATCTCCCCCGACGGCGAACGCGTGGCGTTCACGACCAACGAATCGGATGACTACAACAACAAGGACGTCTACGTGATGGATGTCGATGGTTCGAACCCGCGGAACCTCGAGATCGGTGACGACGGTGCAGAGGCCGGCGCGGACGACTGGAGCCCGGATGGCGAACGATTGCTGGTGAGCGACAACTCGGCCGACCTCGGCCGTGCCGGGGTCTACGACCTCGAGAGCGAGACGGTCGAGTGGTACGGCACCGGCGAGTTCGAGGAGAGCGCCAGCGCGTTCCTCCCCGACGGCAAGCGAATCCTGGTGATGCGAAGCCGCGACGCGGTCGCCGTCCCCGTCGTCTACGACCTCGAGACCGGCGAGGGACGCGAGTTCGACGTTCCGGACGGCGTCGCCTCCCTCGGCGGCTACGGCCCCGGCACCGTCGTCATCGACGACGACCGCGTGCTCCTCCAACACACGACGCCGACGAGCCGATCCGAACTGCTCGTTTACGACCTCGAAACCGACAGCTACGAGACACTGCTCGAGGCCGAGTACGGCCCGTTCGATCCCGAGGACTTCGCCGACGCCGAGTATCTGCGTGTCGACTCCGACGGGATTCCGGAAACGCCACAACGCGCCGTCGAACACGACCCCTACGACGAACTCGAGATCGGAGCCCTGTTTTACGATTCGGGTGAACGACCGTCGCCGCTCATCGTGAACCCTCACGGTGGCCCGCGAGCGCGGGACGTCAAGCGCTTCAATCTCTACACGCAGGTACTGGTCTCACAGGGCTTTTCGGTGCTTCAGATCAACTACCGCGGTTCGACCGGCCGCGGCCGCGAGTTCGTCCGCGAACTGTACGACGACTGGGGCGGAGCCGAACAGGGCGACGTCGCCGTCGCCACCGAAGCCGTCCTCGAGCGATACGACTGGCTCGACGAGGATCGCGTCGTCGTCTTCGGGGGCTCCTACGGCGGCTACTCGGCGTACTGGCAGATGGTCCAGTACCCCGAATTGTACGACGCCGGCGTCGCCTGGATCGGGCTCACCGACCTCGAGGACATGTTCGAGAATACGATGCCACACTTCCGCACCGAGTTGATGGAGACCTACCTGGGAACGCCCCAAGAGAACCCCGACCTCTATGGCGAACGGAGTCCTGTCACCCACGTCGACAACGTCGACGCGCCCCTGTTCATGGTCCACGGCGTCAACGACCGCCGGGTTCCCGTCTCACAGGCTCGAATCTTCCGAGAGGCCATGCTCGAGGCGGGCTACGAGGAAGGGAAAACAGGCGACGAGTTCGAGTACGAAGAACTCGGCGAGGAAGGTCACGCCTCCTCGGATCAGGAACAGAAACTCCGGATGTTCGAACTGCTCGCTGACTTCCTCGAGCGACGCGTGAGCGGCGAATAA
- a CDS encoding DsrE family protein, producing the protein MVQQSRTDGVETLGLVVETSDPERVWNAFRLGITALEDGNDVSAFLLGEGVEAEVIEDEQFDVRDRMEAFVDAGGELLACGTCLEIRNDDGSELCPISTMTDLLEVVTSSDRVLTIG; encoded by the coding sequence ATGGTCCAGCAATCACGGACAGATGGCGTCGAAACGCTCGGACTCGTCGTCGAAACGAGCGATCCCGAACGGGTCTGGAATGCGTTTCGGCTCGGCATTACCGCCCTCGAGGACGGCAACGACGTCTCGGCGTTCCTCCTCGGCGAAGGCGTCGAGGCGGAAGTAATCGAAGACGAGCAGTTCGACGTCCGCGACCGCATGGAGGCGTTCGTGGATGCAGGCGGTGAACTGCTCGCCTGTGGCACCTGTCTCGAGATTCGAAACGACGATGGGAGCGAACTCTGTCCCATTTCGACGATGACCGATTTGCTCGAGGTCGTGACGAGTTCGGACCGGGTTCTCACGATCGGGTAG
- a CDS encoding DUF5789 family protein translates to MSNESRERGVELGSLKADLEDHDYPISQDHLLEEHGDIEVEMGEETASVEELIAPLNEDEYASYDEVEGSVMNMVSDDAIGRKNYSDRTPPAPGEDRDEETPSGDDLEGEAESF, encoded by the coding sequence ATGAGCAACGAATCGCGCGAACGTGGCGTCGAACTCGGATCCCTGAAGGCCGACCTCGAAGATCACGACTATCCGATCTCACAGGACCATCTTCTCGAGGAACATGGCGACATCGAAGTCGAGATGGGAGAAGAAACGGCGTCGGTGGAAGAACTCATCGCTCCGTTGAACGAGGACGAGTACGCTTCCTACGACGAGGTTGAGGGGTCCGTGATGAACATGGTGAGCGACGACGCAATCGGACGGAAAAACTACAGCGACCGGACGCCGCCGGCGCCCGGCGAGGACCGTGATGAAGAAACCCCCTCGGGGGACGATCTCGAGGGCGAGGCCGAGTCGTTCTGA